One genomic window of Desulfurococcus mucosus DSM 2162 includes the following:
- a CDS encoding NifB/NifX family molybdenum-iron cluster-binding protein, protein MLITVRDDEVSSFEAAEKLLVYDVEEGRPVKSLGRPVTPDLLEDVVEEYDAWVLFTRGITRENREPVEEAGIKIVETRAGSVVDVVKEFFTW, encoded by the coding sequence GTGTTGATCACTGTGAGAGACGACGAGGTTTCAAGCTTCGAGGCAGCGGAAAAACTGCTCGTCTACGATGTTGAGGAGGGACGGCCAGTTAAATCCCTTGGAAGACCCGTGACACCGGACCTCCTCGAGGACGTAGTCGAGGAGTACGATGCATGGGTGCTCTTCACCAGGGGGATTACAAGGGAGAACCGGGAGCCCGTTGAGGAGGCAGGCATTAAAATAGTTGAGACAAGGGCAGGCAGCGTAGTAGACGTCGTAAAGGAGTTTTTCACCTGGTGA
- a CDS encoding valine--tRNA ligase, translating into MEQRFEPRLRETRWDPGRERELLDKWEGEGIHEFKADPGDPREIIAIDTPPPYASGKWHVGGAAHYAQIDMVARYFRMKGYNVLVPFYADRNGLPVEVQVEKAYKVNPHKLSSTPEGREHFLKLCREFLDKAERDIVSVWRRLGCSFQYWKNGTDSEEYRRITQATFIELYKKGLIYEAERPVNWCPRCRTSLADAELEYVEEDTYLYYIRFQVKETGEHLVVATTRPELLRSCKALVYHPGDERYSKYKGMHAVNPVYGHEMPILEYEEVDPGYGTGLVMVCSYGDQADVKMFRDLGLEPLVIVSKDGYLTEEAGPIAGLKPEEARVKIAEILESKGLLVKKERIRHSIPVCWRCKTPIQIVNSKEWFLKQLEFKDALLKLIEQIDFKPPLHKRKLVDWVNSVSTDWPISKDRYYATEIPLWRCSRCGSILLPEPGRYYRPWRDPAPWDKCPVCGAPRESLVGESKVFDTWFDSSISVLYVTHYMRNPALFEKAFKHTLRPQGQDIIRTWLYYSLLRVYQLTGKPAFKWVRITGMGLDEKGEAMHKSKGNVIDPDPFIEKYGADAFRYWAAASAKLGYDYRFSEQTLRTGLLFATKLWNIARYISSFPEPVDYELREIDKATLAYLGRVLEKVDKAYSELDVYEPVNELYQFTWNYFASHYIELTKSRAYNREGKYSELEQKAAWYTLHYTLKAVLRALAPIMPFITDAIYRELYGRSVHTERFPEPLEEHLKQPHDLVDRVMNADSAIWGYKKKKGLKLSDPLKTTVYLPRALEGVLEELKDLHRLENTVLYDEPPSNAVDIGGGVYIAGEAV; encoded by the coding sequence ATGGAGCAACGCTTCGAGCCAAGGCTACGTGAGACAAGATGGGATCCTGGAAGAGAAAGGGAACTACTGGATAAATGGGAGGGGGAAGGCATCCACGAGTTCAAAGCAGACCCAGGGGACCCCAGGGAGATCATAGCGATCGACACGCCTCCCCCATACGCAAGCGGGAAGTGGCATGTAGGCGGCGCCGCCCACTACGCTCAAATAGACATGGTTGCAAGATACTTCAGGATGAAGGGATACAACGTACTCGTCCCCTTCTACGCTGATAGAAACGGGCTACCCGTAGAGGTACAGGTTGAGAAAGCCTACAAGGTGAACCCCCATAAGCTCTCCTCAACCCCGGAGGGCAGGGAGCACTTCCTCAAGCTCTGCAGAGAGTTCCTCGATAAGGCTGAGAGAGACATAGTATCCGTGTGGAGGAGGCTTGGATGCAGCTTCCAATACTGGAAGAATGGGACGGACAGCGAGGAGTACAGGAGGATCACGCAGGCAACCTTCATAGAGCTCTATAAGAAGGGCCTCATATACGAGGCTGAGAGACCCGTCAACTGGTGCCCCAGGTGCAGGACCTCACTAGCCGACGCGGAACTAGAGTATGTTGAAGAAGACACCTACCTATACTACATAAGGTTCCAGGTGAAGGAGACCGGGGAACACCTCGTGGTAGCCACCACGAGGCCCGAGCTACTGCGCTCCTGTAAGGCACTCGTCTACCATCCTGGTGATGAAAGATACTCGAAGTACAAGGGTATGCATGCAGTAAACCCGGTGTACGGCCACGAGATGCCCATACTCGAATACGAGGAAGTAGACCCGGGCTACGGCACCGGGCTAGTCATGGTGTGCAGCTACGGGGATCAAGCCGATGTAAAAATGTTCAGGGATCTAGGCCTCGAACCCCTCGTAATAGTCAGCAAGGACGGCTACCTCACGGAGGAAGCCGGGCCCATCGCCGGGTTGAAGCCCGAGGAGGCCAGGGTCAAGATAGCGGAGATCCTGGAGTCCAAGGGCCTACTGGTTAAGAAGGAGAGGATTAGGCACAGCATCCCGGTGTGCTGGAGGTGTAAGACCCCTATACAGATAGTGAACTCGAAGGAGTGGTTCCTGAAGCAGCTCGAGTTCAAGGACGCACTCTTAAAGCTAATCGAGCAAATAGACTTCAAGCCACCGTTACACAAGAGGAAGCTGGTCGACTGGGTGAACAGTGTTTCAACAGACTGGCCGATAAGCAAGGACAGGTACTATGCCACAGAGATACCCTTATGGAGGTGCAGTAGATGCGGCTCCATACTCCTACCGGAGCCAGGTAGGTATTACAGGCCGTGGAGGGATCCAGCGCCATGGGATAAGTGCCCTGTCTGCGGTGCACCCAGGGAGAGCCTAGTGGGTGAGTCAAAGGTCTTCGACACATGGTTTGACAGCAGTATAAGCGTCCTATACGTAACCCACTACATGAGGAACCCGGCGCTCTTCGAGAAGGCCTTCAAGCACACCCTGAGACCCCAGGGGCAGGACATTATTAGGACATGGCTCTACTACTCGCTTCTAAGAGTATACCAGTTGACGGGTAAACCAGCCTTCAAATGGGTTAGGATAACCGGGATGGGGCTCGATGAGAAAGGGGAAGCCATGCATAAGTCGAAAGGGAACGTGATAGATCCAGACCCATTCATAGAGAAGTATGGTGCAGATGCATTCAGGTACTGGGCGGCGGCAAGCGCGAAGCTAGGCTACGACTACAGGTTCTCGGAGCAAACCCTGAGGACAGGCCTACTCTTCGCGACGAAACTCTGGAACATAGCCAGGTACATATCCAGCTTCCCCGAGCCAGTGGACTACGAGCTCAGAGAGATCGATAAGGCGACGCTAGCGTACCTGGGCAGAGTGCTTGAGAAAGTGGATAAAGCATACAGTGAGCTAGACGTCTACGAGCCAGTGAACGAGCTATACCAGTTCACATGGAACTACTTCGCATCCCACTACATTGAGCTAACAAAGTCAAGGGCGTACAACAGGGAGGGCAAGTACAGTGAGCTAGAGCAGAAGGCCGCATGGTACACATTACACTACACTCTTAAAGCAGTGCTCAGAGCACTCGCACCCATCATGCCTTTCATAACGGACGCCATATACAGGGAGCTCTACGGGAGAAGCGTCCACACCGAGAGATTCCCCGAGCCCCTTGAAGAACACCTTAAACAACCCCACGACCTAGTGGACAGGGTAATGAATGCTGACTCAGCGATATGGGGGTACAAGAAGAAGAAGGGGTTGAAGCTCAGCGACCCATTGAAAACCACGGTCTACCTGCCCAGGGCCCTCGAAGGCGTCCTAGAGGAGCTCAAGGACCTGCATAGACTGGAGAACACGGTGCTCTACGATGAGCCGCCGAGCAACGCCGTCGACATAGGTGGAGGAGTCTACATAGCTGGGGAGGCGGTTTAA
- a CDS encoding flavin reductase family protein — MYVEVDPGDYHVLHPRPVYLVVSRSRGGRLNVMSASWVSPISDEPFLIAVSIWRGSLTHEYVSETGEFTVNVLGEEHLETAFKAGSVSGREVDKWGLLGLKPYPSRHVSVPGVEGALGILECVVENRVPVGESTLFIAGVKAVRVNRDLYGRYGWNLGKARILMHAGGRAFTVSGRLLLAGRS, encoded by the coding sequence GTGTACGTTGAAGTTGATCCAGGCGACTACCATGTGCTCCACCCGAGACCCGTGTACCTGGTTGTTTCAAGGAGCCGTGGGGGAAGGCTTAACGTGATGTCGGCGTCATGGGTTTCCCCGATTAGTGATGAACCATTCCTGATAGCGGTCTCCATATGGAGGGGGAGCTTGACGCATGAGTATGTCTCGGAGACAGGGGAGTTCACGGTTAACGTGCTGGGTGAGGAGCACTTGGAGACGGCTTTCAAAGCCGGCAGCGTCAGCGGGAGGGAGGTGGATAAATGGGGGTTGCTGGGGTTGAAGCCCTATCCTTCCAGGCATGTATCGGTGCCCGGTGTCGAAGGAGCCCTCGGCATACTTGAATGCGTGGTGGAGAACAGGGTCCCCGTGGGGGAGTCCACGTTGTTTATTGCAGGCGTGAAGGCTGTACGGGTCAACAGGGATCTCTACGGTAGGTACGGGTGGAATCTCGGTAAGGCCAGGATACTGATGCATGCGGGTGGGAGGGCTTTCACCGTCAGCGGCAGGCTCCTGCTCGCCGGGAGGAGTTAG
- a CDS encoding indolepyruvate ferredoxin oxidoreductase subunit alpha, translated as MTRILLDESKCTLCMLCVEYCPAFVFTLREGRIVVEAERCVECYACEPLCPAGAVKVVGEE; from the coding sequence TTGACGAGGATACTCCTCGATGAATCCAAGTGCACGCTGTGCATGCTGTGCGTCGAATACTGTCCAGCATTCGTCTTCACGCTGAGGGAGGGCAGGATAGTGGTTGAGGCGGAGAGATGCGTGGAGTGCTATGCCTGCGAACCCCTATGCCCTGCCGGCGCCGTAAAGGTGGTTGGGGAGGAGTAG
- a CDS encoding N-glycosylase/DNA lyase: protein MQGVLMLVFNYDRACRVGEAVGLAGHVITLLKHGDPQFKAVVNLLEARGAGEAAVLVIANSLVSYQLNTRGEEYWYRFSEYFRDASRSVTPEELLAFMSSTGLNTRLLEQKKRRLSAFFASSLSRRLNTDGLVYCGDLRGLYDELTGLYGGGYSKTVAFAVKMYWYLCEASGLKPVAKGVPPPLDLRNSLLLCSSCIAEGYGSLEDCVEAVMSRNRREALKALQVMCECSGLDCLELDVLTWLIVGVLRDTGFDTQGSRAVLRERFNIEIPDEILREFSRCSKRFNP, encoded by the coding sequence GTGCAGGGGGTGTTAATGCTGGTTTTCAACTATGACAGGGCGTGCAGGGTTGGCGAGGCTGTCGGGCTGGCTGGGCATGTAATCACGTTACTGAAGCACGGGGACCCGCAGTTCAAGGCTGTCGTAAACCTCTTGGAGGCCAGGGGCGCCGGGGAGGCTGCTGTACTAGTCATAGCTAACAGCCTTGTCAGCTACCAGCTTAACACGCGTGGGGAGGAATACTGGTACAGGTTCTCCGAGTACTTCAGGGACGCCTCTAGGAGTGTTACGCCTGAGGAACTGCTCGCATTCATGTCCTCCACAGGCTTGAACACAAGGCTCCTCGAGCAGAAGAAGAGGAGGCTTTCAGCATTCTTCGCCTCAAGCCTCTCCAGGAGGCTCAATACGGATGGACTCGTGTACTGTGGGGATTTAAGAGGCCTCTACGACGAGCTCACAGGGCTCTACGGGGGCGGCTACTCGAAGACCGTTGCGTTCGCTGTGAAGATGTACTGGTACCTTTGCGAGGCATCCGGGCTCAAGCCTGTTGCAAAAGGGGTTCCCCCACCACTCGACCTGAGGAACTCCCTGCTCCTCTGCTCATCCTGTATCGCCGAGGGCTATGGGTCCCTCGAGGACTGCGTCGAGGCAGTTATGTCGAGGAATAGGAGGGAGGCTCTCAAGGCTCTCCAAGTGATGTGCGAGTGCAGTGGCCTCGACTGCCTGGAGCTCGATGTCCTCACATGGCTTATAGTAGGGGTTTTAAGGGACACGGGCTTCGATACCCAGGGTTCCCGTGCAGTGCTACGGGAGCGGTTTAATATAGAGATCCCTGATGAGATACTACGGGAGTTTTCGAGGTGCAGCAAGCGTTTCAACCCGTAA
- a CDS encoding phosphoribosyltransferase has translation MPRVKTHLVTWDEVVDWSRNLARLVRESGFRPDLVVAVSRGGFVPARLVCDFLGVENLASIQSQHWTEAAKAGERAILKYPYRLDASGLNVLVVDDIVDTGETLRLARDYVRDNWGPREVKTAALQWISPVAKYRPDYYYLEVKEWVWFQYPWTRLEDTYQFIKRMMSEAYRETGRREWGFSEVVEGFREWYGIDVGEAYYREALRVLVEKGVVDYDAARDRYVLRV, from the coding sequence ATGCCCCGGGTTAAAACACATTTAGTTACATGGGATGAGGTAGTCGACTGGTCGAGGAATCTCGCTAGACTGGTGAGGGAAAGCGGGTTCAGGCCCGACCTAGTTGTCGCTGTATCCAGGGGCGGCTTCGTCCCCGCTAGGCTTGTATGCGACTTCCTCGGCGTCGAGAACCTTGCAAGTATTCAGAGCCAGCATTGGACTGAGGCGGCTAAGGCGGGGGAGCGCGCCATCCTTAAGTATCCGTATAGGCTTGACGCGTCTGGCCTCAACGTACTCGTGGTCGACGACATAGTTGACACAGGGGAGACGTTGAGGCTGGCGAGGGATTACGTGAGGGATAACTGGGGTCCCAGGGAGGTTAAGACTGCTGCATTACAGTGGATAAGCCCTGTAGCCAAGTACAGGCCCGACTACTACTACCTCGAGGTCAAGGAGTGGGTCTGGTTCCAGTATCCTTGGACGAGGCTCGAGGACACCTACCAGTTCATTAAGAGAATGATGAGTGAAGCCTACAGGGAGACTGGGAGGCGTGAATGGGGCTTCAGCGAGGTTGTCGAGGGGTTCAGGGAGTGGTATGGGATAGATGTTGGTGAAGCCTACTACAGGGAGGCCCTCCGGGTCCTCGTGGAGAAAGGAGTGGTTGACTATGATGCGGCTAGGGATAGATACGTGTTAAGGGTGTAG
- a CDS encoding metallophosphoesterase family protein, which produces MGTRGLTTVCASSDIHSPRHLELFKKALEESRCDPDVFVLAGDVVERNNIAEYGRVLSLLKTRHPGTPIVAVFGNEEYRGFEKEYMEKYRDVVFLNDSYRILEARGSRLVVVGPRGALDKPTKWQEKNLPGLARYYSELPARLSELLSDASSTHLPILLVTHYGVTHRNLIGENPAVYPYLASVRMEEVIARHSGLLKAVIHGHAHNGAVESVEVGGVKVYNVALPARGRIVEVEV; this is translated from the coding sequence TTGGGGACACGCGGCTTGACCACGGTCTGCGCCTCATCAGACATACATAGCCCAAGACACCTGGAGCTCTTCAAGAAGGCACTAGAGGAGTCACGGTGCGATCCAGATGTCTTCGTGCTGGCAGGCGACGTCGTGGAACGCAACAACATAGCTGAATACGGACGCGTACTAAGCCTCCTGAAAACAAGGCACCCTGGAACACCCATAGTAGCCGTCTTCGGGAACGAGGAGTACCGTGGCTTTGAAAAAGAGTACATGGAGAAATACAGGGACGTAGTGTTCCTCAACGACTCCTACAGGATCCTGGAGGCCCGTGGAAGCCGGCTCGTAGTCGTCGGCCCAAGAGGGGCGCTCGATAAGCCGACTAAGTGGCAAGAGAAAAACCTCCCAGGGCTAGCCAGGTATTACAGTGAGCTACCGGCCAGGCTATCAGAGCTTTTAAGCGATGCATCGTCGACACACCTACCCATCCTGCTCGTCACGCACTACGGGGTGACCCATAGGAACCTTATCGGGGAGAACCCTGCCGTATACCCTTATCTCGCATCTGTGAGAATGGAGGAGGTCATAGCGAGACACAGCGGGTTGCTGAAGGCAGTGATACACGGGCACGCCCATAACGGGGCCGTTGAAAGCGTTGAAGTAGGCGGTGTCAAAGTATATAATGTCGCGTTGCCGGCGAGGGGGAGAATAGTTGAGGTGGAAGTATAG
- a CDS encoding PHP domain-containing protein: protein MIVADLHVHSSYSDGRAGPREILRYAALKGVGVIAITDHDTFRGGLEGYRLSREAAGTGSPGVLVVPGIELRSSGGDILVYCEGEVDLPREIQLLIDKAHESNCVVAPAHPFDTWRHGIGELIYEYKGWDAVEVWNSHAPRGANRKAMEAARLLGKPGLASSDAHVPEHIGSAYTYILLDNASSIVDVLEAIRKGLVKPHPGSLSVRENIERFSWSIEYRVRRLAGSKKQ from the coding sequence ATGATCGTAGCCGACCTACATGTTCACTCAAGCTACAGTGATGGGAGGGCGGGTCCCCGGGAGATCCTCAGGTATGCCGCCCTTAAGGGGGTTGGCGTCATCGCTATAACCGACCATGACACGTTTAGAGGCGGGTTAGAGGGCTACAGGCTTTCAAGGGAGGCTGCGGGCACTGGGTCCCCGGGGGTTCTTGTGGTGCCCGGGATAGAGTTGAGGAGCAGTGGCGGCGACATACTGGTGTACTGTGAGGGCGAGGTTGACTTGCCGCGTGAGATACAGCTGCTCATAGATAAGGCACATGAGTCTAACTGCGTGGTTGCACCTGCACACCCCTTCGACACGTGGAGGCATGGGATCGGGGAGTTAATCTACGAGTATAAAGGGTGGGATGCTGTAGAGGTGTGGAACTCTCATGCACCCAGGGGGGCGAACAGGAAGGCTATGGAGGCAGCCCGCCTCCTGGGTAAGCCCGGCTTAGCGAGCAGTGATGCACATGTACCGGAGCACATAGGCTCAGCCTACACGTATATATTGCTCGACAACGCGTCAAGCATAGTGGACGTGCTTGAAGCAATCAGAAAGGGGCTTGTGAAACCCCATCCTGGAAGCCTCTCCGTGAGAGAGAACATAGAGAGGTTTTCCTGGAGCATAGAGTACAGGGTTAGGAGACTAGCCGGCTCGAAGAAACAGTGA
- a CDS encoding ATP-grasp domain-containing protein has translation MRIAVVDYKKEPRKGSLELLDSISRHGHEAVYLKTPMLDATVSRSGVKVYYSTEEVRVDAAILRGLGFITSLEALVKRIGVLEALASLIPVVNDPSRSLVARDKWRCLLHLHLKGLPVPETLVTENPFTAMRYVREKQLVVYKPLMGSLGLGSTLIHDPDLAFNVTRGLMNIGQPSYYQVFLDKPGYDYRVFVVGGRVIGAMKRVNPYSWKTNVAQGAGGVAVKESEEPEVYELGLKAVEALGLDYAGVDVAYDKATGGYYILEVNAFPQWEGLRSATGVNPPDHIVEYVVEKARK, from the coding sequence TTGAGGATAGCCGTCGTAGACTATAAGAAGGAGCCGAGGAAAGGATCCCTGGAGCTATTGGACTCCATATCCAGGCACGGGCATGAAGCCGTGTACCTGAAGACACCCATGCTTGACGCTACTGTATCGCGGAGCGGGGTCAAAGTATATTATTCCACGGAGGAGGTGAGGGTTGACGCAGCAATCCTCAGGGGACTCGGCTTCATAACAAGCCTAGAGGCACTTGTGAAGAGGATAGGCGTCCTCGAGGCACTCGCCTCCCTCATCCCCGTGGTCAACGATCCCTCGAGATCCCTGGTTGCAAGGGATAAGTGGAGGTGCCTACTACACCTCCACCTTAAAGGGCTCCCCGTGCCCGAGACCCTTGTAACAGAGAACCCGTTCACAGCCATGAGGTATGTCAGGGAGAAGCAGCTCGTGGTGTACAAGCCGCTGATGGGGAGCCTGGGCCTCGGCAGCACATTAATACACGACCCCGACCTAGCGTTCAACGTGACAAGGGGTTTAATGAACATTGGGCAGCCAAGCTACTACCAGGTGTTCCTTGATAAACCAGGCTACGACTACAGGGTCTTCGTGGTGGGCGGCAGGGTGATAGGGGCTATGAAACGCGTCAACCCCTACTCGTGGAAAACAAACGTGGCGCAGGGAGCCGGGGGAGTAGCCGTTAAGGAGAGCGAGGAGCCCGAGGTATACGAGCTCGGGTTGAAGGCTGTTGAAGCCCTTGGATTAGACTACGCGGGGGTCGACGTCGCATACGATAAGGCTACTGGAGGATACTATATCCTCGAGGTAAACGCCTTCCCGCAATGGGAGGGGTTGAGGAGCGCCACAGGGGTTAACCCGCCTGACCACATAGTTGAATACGTGGTTGAGAAAGCAAGGAAGTAG
- a CDS encoding S-methyl-5'-thioadenosine phosphorylase, which produces MLVEPPVKAEVAVIGGSGVYSLPGLANVREYKVYTPYGAPSDNIIVGELNGRTIAFLPRHGRGHRIPPHRVNYRANIWALKSIGVKWVIAVSAVGSLREDYRPGDFVVPDQFIDMTKGVRAFTFFEGGSVAHVSVADPFCECLRKKILEAAGRHSDIRVHGKGTYICIEGPRFSTRAESRVWRDVFKADIVGMTLVPEVNLACEAQLCYATIAMVTDYDVWAEKPVTAEEVVATMRRNTEKIQKLLPDIIGLLPSEPCREECSCCRSLETALM; this is translated from the coding sequence ATGCTAGTGGAGCCACCGGTTAAAGCAGAAGTAGCCGTTATAGGGGGGAGCGGGGTATATAGTCTACCAGGGTTAGCCAATGTAAGGGAGTACAAGGTTTACACGCCTTACGGTGCCCCCAGCGACAACATTATAGTAGGCGAGTTGAACGGGAGGACGATAGCCTTCCTACCCAGGCATGGGAGGGGGCATAGGATACCGCCTCACAGGGTGAACTACAGGGCTAACATATGGGCTTTGAAGAGTATTGGCGTGAAATGGGTTATAGCTGTTTCAGCAGTGGGGAGCCTGAGGGAGGACTACAGGCCCGGGGACTTCGTTGTCCCGGATCAATTCATAGACATGACTAAAGGGGTCAGGGCCTTCACATTCTTCGAGGGAGGGAGCGTTGCACACGTGAGCGTCGCCGACCCGTTCTGCGAGTGCTTGAGGAAGAAGATACTGGAGGCAGCCGGCAGGCACAGCGATATAAGGGTGCATGGCAAGGGCACCTATATATGTATAGAGGGACCCAGGTTCAGCACGAGGGCTGAGAGCAGGGTTTGGAGGGATGTCTTCAAGGCCGACATCGTTGGGATGACGCTTGTCCCCGAGGTGAACCTCGCCTGCGAGGCACAGCTCTGCTATGCAACCATAGCCATGGTTACGGATTACGATGTATGGGCTGAGAAACCCGTTACAGCCGAGGAGGTTGTCGCAACCATGAGGAGGAACACTGAGAAGATTCAAAAACTCCTCCCAGACATAATAGGGTTGCTGCCGAGTGAGCCGTGTAGAGAGGAGTGCAGTTGCTGCAGGAGCCTGGAGACGGCTTTGATGTGA
- a CDS encoding radical SAM protein, giving the protein MLDWFKTLLTYRPDALTVWSDPVVAERLSWYHSVMRDEKPARFMVARRIPVDSDPYAEESLEELWRMHDRASREHESLLRDVSERGLDAWRLGEPRYSYLDVKIAIAYRLIDGCILCERRCGARRTQGKPGVCLVDKECIVHSYFHHMGEEAPLVPSGTVFYGGCNFKCVYCQNWEISQVHARSGERVAPGRLAIIQRWLRLNGARNINHVGGEPTPHLPFILESLKHLDVNVPQLWNSNMYMSWESMRLLIDIVDIWLPDLKYGSNECAWRLSKVRNYWEVATRNIKAAHDSGDIIIRHLVLPGHVECCTRRVLEWIASNTPRALVNIMDQYRPEHLVARYPRLYQEIARRPSTAELKAAYEIADSLGIEYRQVS; this is encoded by the coding sequence ATGCTCGACTGGTTTAAAACACTCTTAACCTACAGGCCGGACGCCCTGACCGTGTGGAGCGACCCCGTGGTCGCTGAGAGGCTGTCATGGTACCACAGTGTCATGAGGGATGAGAAGCCGGCTAGATTCATGGTGGCTAGGAGGATCCCGGTTGACAGCGACCCCTATGCGGAGGAGTCCCTTGAAGAACTATGGAGAATGCATGACAGGGCTTCAAGAGAGCATGAGTCACTTCTAAGAGACGTCTCCGAGAGAGGGTTGGACGCGTGGAGGCTGGGGGAGCCCCGCTACAGCTACCTCGATGTGAAGATAGCGATCGCATACAGGTTGATCGATGGATGCATACTCTGCGAGAGGAGGTGTGGTGCGAGGAGAACCCAGGGGAAGCCAGGCGTCTGCCTAGTCGACAAGGAGTGCATAGTGCACAGCTACTTCCACCACATGGGGGAGGAGGCCCCGCTGGTTCCGAGTGGAACCGTCTTCTACGGGGGCTGCAACTTCAAGTGTGTCTACTGTCAGAACTGGGAGATAAGCCAGGTCCACGCCAGGAGCGGTGAAAGAGTTGCACCGGGGAGGCTTGCCATCATACAGAGGTGGCTCAGGCTCAACGGGGCCAGGAACATAAACCATGTGGGAGGCGAACCCACGCCACACCTCCCCTTCATACTTGAAAGCCTCAAACACCTCGATGTAAACGTGCCCCAGTTATGGAACAGCAATATGTATATGAGCTGGGAGTCCATGAGGCTCCTCATAGACATTGTTGACATATGGCTCCCAGACCTCAAATACGGGAGCAACGAGTGTGCTTGGAGGTTGAGCAAGGTTAGAAACTACTGGGAGGTTGCGACAAGGAACATTAAGGCTGCACACGACTCAGGAGACATTATTATAAGGCACCTCGTGCTACCCGGCCACGTAGAGTGCTGCACCAGGAGGGTTCTCGAATGGATCGCGTCCAACACGCCGAGAGCACTCGTCAACATCATGGATCAATACAGGCCGGAACACCTTGTAGCACGATACCCCCGCCTCTACCAGGAGATAGCTAGGAGGCCTAGTACCGCAGAGTTAAAGGCGGCGTACGAGATAGCGGATAGCCTGGGCATAGAGTACCGTCAAGTATCGTGA
- a CDS encoding DUF2283 domain-containing protein, translating into MEGRRYYVENPEKIVFEYDQQSDILYIYFTDEEQEADEEILGEDGDTAFRVKQGRILSIMVMNFSRKAGFSPV; encoded by the coding sequence TTGGAGGGCAGGAGGTACTACGTGGAGAACCCGGAGAAAATAGTCTTCGAGTACGATCAGCAGAGCGACATACTCTACATATACTTCACTGATGAAGAGCAGGAGGCCGATGAAGAAATACTCGGCGAGGACGGGGACACGGCTTTCAGGGTGAAGCAGGGCAGGATACTCTCCATAATGGTCATGAACTTCAGTAGGAAGGCGGGGTTCTCCCCCGTTTAA
- a CDS encoding HD domain-containing protein: MEPVGLVEKICRALYDTSLEHGWPHVERVLGYSLKIAREGGVVVDEELLKLAVFLHDLGRMIGEPHAYYSALAAEELLVELGLPRDRVEAVVDAIKAHSFSFNRSGASGSTLSMILSDADKLDALGLIGFIRVFLYGERHGRSLEESLKHFDEKILRLEGLMRLEYSRRLARCLSERTRFLLSMLGEELRQECNAGSTSASLSID, from the coding sequence ATGGAGCCTGTGGGGCTCGTTGAGAAAATATGTAGGGCCCTCTACGACACTTCCCTTGAACACGGGTGGCCTCATGTTGAAAGAGTACTGGGCTACTCGCTCAAGATAGCTAGGGAGGGAGGAGTGGTAGTCGACGAGGAGCTCCTCAAGCTTGCAGTGTTCCTCCACGACCTCGGCAGGATGATCGGGGAGCCCCACGCCTACTACTCGGCTCTCGCCGCTGAGGAGCTGCTCGTGGAGCTGGGGCTCCCAAGGGACAGGGTTGAAGCCGTGGTCGACGCGATTAAGGCGCACTCCTTCAGCTTCAACAGGTCGGGTGCATCTGGTTCAACCCTCTCCATGATTCTCAGCGACGCTGATAAGCTGGATGCGCTTGGCTTGATAGGCTTCATAAGGGTGTTCCTCTACGGTGAGAGGCATGGGAGGAGCCTTGAGGAGTCCCTTAAACACTTCGATGAGAAAATACTGAGGCTTGAGGGACTTATGCGGCTCGAGTACTCTAGGAGGCTTGCAAGATGCCTGAGCGAGAGAACCCGCTTCTTGCTCAGCATGCTTGGCGAGGAGCTTAGGCAGGAGTGTAACGCTGGCTCCACTAGTGCATCCTTATCCATTGATTAA